From Methanoculleus thermophilus, the proteins below share one genomic window:
- a CDS encoding DUF47 domain-containing protein, whose amino-acid sequence MGIKEWVVPQDKVFFDLFDRMAATVVSAANLLVELVENFENVKEQCQRMKEIEHQGDEISHEIYEQLNRTFITPLEPEEISRLASALDDIIDYIDGTAQQMYSYGITATDDSMVQLAKLIQLSVVEIEKAVNGIRTIKNPNLIEERCIEVNRLENVADSVLGHAIMDLFKTEDAIAIIKLKDIYENLEIATDKCEDVANVLSDIAIRHS is encoded by the coding sequence GTGGGCATCAAAGAGTGGGTAGTCCCTCAGGATAAGGTTTTTTTTGATCTCTTCGACAGAATGGCCGCGACAGTCGTCTCTGCCGCCAATCTGCTCGTTGAACTCGTTGAAAACTTCGAGAATGTGAAAGAGCAGTGCCAACGAATGAAAGAGATCGAACATCAGGGAGATGAGATATCACACGAGATCTATGAGCAGTTGAATCGAACTTTCATCACACCACTCGAACCGGAAGAGATATCCCGCCTTGCCTCAGCGCTGGATGACATCATCGACTACATCGACGGTACCGCACAGCAGATGTACAGTTATGGTATTACTGCCACTGACGACTCGATGGTTCAGCTTGCAAAACTGATACAACTCAGTGTTGTCGAGATTGAGAAGGCCGTCAACGGCATTCGAACCATCAAGAATCCGAACCTGATCGAGGAGCGGTGCATTGAGGTGAATCGCCTAGAGAATGTCGCGGACAGTGTCCTCGGTCATGCCATCATGGATCTCTTCAAGACAGAGGATGCGATCGCCATCATCAAGCTCAAGGATATCTACGAGAATCTGGAAATAGCGACTGATAAATGTGAAGATGTCGCAAACGTCCTGAGCGACATAGCCATCAGACACTCCTGA
- a CDS encoding DUF1894 domain-containing protein, whose product MPSCCVNNLGGKVLLMGVTPKEVNDYVRKHCKEYYEMPPGFVFKGIRMLLASPMLVGIQNKKKKILLPFTKRCANPGTMLFEIAAKDDDLDFIRNNLVRVQE is encoded by the coding sequence ATGCCATCGTGTTGCGTGAATAACCTTGGCGGAAAGGTGCTCCTCATGGGCGTAACCCCCAAGGAGGTAAACGACTACGTGCGAAAGCACTGCAAGGAATATTATGAGATGCCCCCGGGCTTTGTCTTCAAAGGTATCCGGATGCTCCTAGCATCCCCGATGCTCGTTGGCATTCAGAACAAGAAGAAGAAGATCCTGCTGCCATTTACGAAGCGCTGCGCCAACCCCGGGACTATGCTCTTCGAGATCGCAGCAAAGGACGATGATCTTGACTTCATCCGTAATAATCTTGTGAGAGTCCAGGAATAA